A genome region from Thermococcus gorgonarius includes the following:
- a CDS encoding MBL fold metallo-hydrolase: MLVYFIGTGGSEGIPAHLCTCSTCNEARKFGFAQRRPSTLAVITENKRAVLFDVGTDIRDFLNVPLEAIFLTHWHHDHIYGLYKLRWMAKETRLYAPEGHADALILNDPKNLRPNVIKPGQTLKVDSLKITPIRLNHQIETLGYLVEEDGKSVAILYDTKGLPEETREFLKSKVPLRLVIIDATYPPDFNDPYHNNVDEAAEIGLSLAERTVLSHISHKNLPFLELVEYVRKRWKNKVLVAYDGMVFYV; the protein is encoded by the coding sequence ATGCTGGTTTATTTCATCGGCACCGGCGGGAGCGAGGGAATTCCGGCCCATCTGTGCACCTGTTCGACCTGCAACGAAGCAAGAAAGTTCGGCTTCGCCCAGAGGAGGCCCTCAACTCTCGCTGTAATCACCGAGAACAAAAGAGCAGTTCTCTTCGACGTTGGGACGGATATAAGGGACTTCCTCAACGTCCCTCTAGAGGCCATCTTCCTGACCCACTGGCATCACGACCACATTTACGGCCTCTATAAGCTCCGCTGGATGGCGAAGGAGACGAGGCTCTATGCTCCAGAGGGGCACGCCGATGCCCTAATCCTCAACGACCCGAAGAACCTGAGGCCCAACGTGATAAAGCCCGGTCAAACTCTGAAGGTTGACAGCCTGAAAATCACTCCCATAAGGCTCAATCATCAGATCGAGACCCTGGGTTATCTGGTAGAGGAAGATGGAAAGAGCGTTGCAATCCTCTACGACACGAAGGGCCTTCCAGAGGAGACGAGGGAGTTTTTGAAGAGCAAAGTCCCACTGAGGCTGGTGATAATCGATGCCACATATCCACCCGATTTCAACGACCCCTATCACAACAACGTCGATGAGGCTGCTGAAATAGGCCTTTCTCTCGCTGAGAGGACTGTTTTGAGCCACATATCCCACAAGAACCTGCCCTTCCTTGAGCTCGTGGAGTACGTGAGGAAGAGATGGAAAAATAAAGTCCTCGTCGCCTACGATGGGATGGTGTTCTACGTCTGA
- a CDS encoding FtsZ/tubulin family protein, with translation MLNFTHVFVGIGKAGGSVVDGIESDVVKVRINPGYYILRTEAYSEKIASFFSRLPENSLVWIVFEDKPVNVEIVELISENLPEGTMSLAYAFTPSRELFEESKPSWAENFETVFYDSLWEFLKRDIPLLEAYEEASTVISRALTLLHRSLEGEMVINVDYADFFSTVKGGNVGILRLLSRIDFDWHWGVWDRGIVITIVDEGVALRDAHTVLERFHDLLKEKDIIWGMISRKTAGTGIETLTLLVRKWGE, from the coding sequence ATGCTTAACTTTACCCACGTTTTCGTTGGAATAGGGAAAGCCGGCGGAAGCGTCGTGGATGGAATAGAGAGCGACGTTGTTAAGGTTCGAATAAATCCGGGCTATTATATTCTTCGTACCGAGGCCTATTCGGAAAAAATAGCTTCCTTTTTTTCCAGGCTCCCGGAGAACTCCTTAGTGTGGATTGTCTTCGAGGACAAGCCGGTGAACGTTGAGATAGTTGAGCTCATATCCGAAAACCTCCCTGAAGGCACGATGAGCTTGGCCTATGCCTTTACTCCCTCCCGGGAGCTTTTTGAGGAGAGCAAGCCTTCATGGGCCGAGAATTTTGAGACCGTTTTCTACGACTCCCTGTGGGAGTTCCTGAAGAGAGATATTCCCCTGCTCGAGGCATATGAAGAAGCCTCTACGGTTATTTCCCGCGCTCTTACTCTGCTCCACAGGAGCCTTGAGGGGGAGATGGTCATAAACGTTGATTACGCTGATTTCTTTTCAACTGTCAAAGGAGGTAACGTTGGAATTCTGCGCCTCCTGAGCAGGATTGACTTCGACTGGCACTGGGGAGTCTGGGACAGGGGGATAGTTATAACTATAGTCGATGAAGGGGTAGCGCTCAGGGATGCCCATACCGTCCTGGAGAGGTTTCACGATCTTTTAAAGGAGAAGGACATAATATGGGGGATGATCTCGAGAAAAACTGCCGGGACAGGGATTGAGACTCTCACACTGCTCGTTAGAAAATGGGGGGAGTAG
- a CDS encoding HEPN domain-containing protein: MHYEEVETLLRRSVDYLELANSAFESEKYDAAIFLAEQALQLHLKALLIKYADLRIRSHSLRELLYRLGQVFKLEDRVEEFIRANRKLLRELEDAYIGTRYEAKSYCREDAEELIEFVTRVMDFVEGLADEFERGSNLQDD, encoded by the coding sequence ATGCACTACGAGGAAGTTGAGACGCTCCTGAGGCGCTCAGTGGATTACCTGGAACTTGCGAATTCCGCTTTTGAAAGTGAGAAATACGACGCCGCAATATTCCTCGCGGAACAGGCCCTTCAGCTCCACCTAAAAGCCCTCTTAATCAAATATGCCGACCTGAGGATAAGGAGCCATTCACTGAGAGAGCTTTTGTATCGCCTTGGACAGGTCTTTAAACTGGAAGACCGCGTCGAGGAGTTCATAAGGGCTAACAGGAAGCTCTTGCGGGAGCTTGAGGACGCTTACATTGGAACAAGATACGAGGCCAAGTCATATTGCCGGGAAGATGCAGAGGAACTTATCGAGTTCGTTACCAGAGTTATGGACTTCGTGGAGGGCCTGGCGGATGAGTTCGAGAGAGGCAGTAATCTCCAGGATGATTGA
- a CDS encoding glutamate cyclase domain-containing protein, producing MIAHLINTDVGGRGIGRVYMEYRLSNFNFMEKAAETFLDNLDRTLVITGFPIPPFMVPETDGPPGALAVVRAVEDLGGRAEVLSYPEVLEALKGFGVNVARDVEVSNYSLIIAIETPGRASDGKYYSMSGTEITREVFDGIFLEAREYGIPTIAIGDGGNEAGMGSIRELVERHIPLGRKIASVVEADHLITSGVSNWGAYGLIAQASLMAGRNLLMNWDERKVLAALKAGGIIDGVRKRACLSVDGIGLGVHEKIVELLKAIVNDALGG from the coding sequence GTGATAGCGCACCTCATAAATACTGACGTTGGTGGTAGGGGAATAGGAAGGGTTTACATGGAATACAGGCTGTCCAACTTTAATTTTATGGAGAAAGCAGCCGAAACTTTCCTTGACAATCTGGATAGAACGCTCGTAATAACCGGGTTTCCAATACCTCCTTTTATGGTTCCTGAAACTGACGGTCCGCCGGGGGCCCTTGCCGTTGTTCGGGCTGTCGAAGACCTTGGCGGTAGAGCAGAGGTTCTCAGCTATCCGGAGGTTCTGGAGGCCCTCAAGGGGTTTGGCGTCAATGTTGCCAGAGACGTGGAGGTCTCAAATTACTCCCTTATTATAGCCATCGAGACCCCTGGGAGGGCCTCCGATGGAAAATACTACTCAATGAGTGGTACAGAGATAACCAGAGAAGTCTTTGACGGCATTTTTCTCGAGGCCAGGGAATACGGAATACCCACGATAGCCATCGGTGACGGTGGCAACGAGGCTGGAATGGGCAGTATCAGAGAGCTGGTTGAGCGCCACATTCCTTTGGGGAGAAAAATAGCCAGCGTTGTTGAGGCGGATCATCTGATAACCTCGGGAGTCTCGAATTGGGGTGCTTACGGGCTTATAGCCCAGGCATCTCTAATGGCCGGCAGAAATCTTCTCATGAACTGGGATGAAAGGAAAGTTCTCGCCGCCCTTAAGGCCGGGGGAATAATCGACGGGGTTAGAAAAAGAGCTTGCCTGAGCGTTGATGGCATCGGCCTTGGGGTTCACGAGAAAATAGTAGAGCTTTTAAAAGCTATAGTGAACGATGCCCTCGGTGGTTGA
- a CDS encoding 6-hydroxymethylpterin diphosphokinase MptE-like protein produces the protein MNWEQWKPFYLRIVREMGYSIEQDRKSAELLRALLLEGDDYITREELEAVIGKKAYVFGAGPSLEDALKRFDFSDGTLIAADGATSALLDAGLLPDVIVTDLDGRISDIKIANDKGSFMVVHAHGDNMDKLVSYVPFLSRILGTCQTEPLDIVYNFGGFTDGDRAVFLAEALGARDIIMVGFDFGDVVGKWSKPGLKDHSPVWESKRKKFAFARELLNWLEKNGRARLRYLHP, from the coding sequence ATGAACTGGGAGCAATGGAAGCCCTTCTACCTCCGCATAGTCCGCGAGATGGGTTACTCAATTGAACAGGACAGAAAATCTGCGGAGCTTTTACGGGCTCTCCTGCTTGAGGGCGATGACTACATAACCAGGGAGGAGCTTGAGGCCGTTATTGGGAAAAAAGCCTACGTCTTCGGCGCCGGCCCGAGCCTGGAAGATGCTCTAAAGCGGTTCGACTTCTCAGACGGAACACTCATAGCGGCAGATGGTGCAACCTCCGCTCTGCTCGACGCCGGCCTTTTGCCCGATGTAATAGTTACTGACCTTGACGGGAGGATTTCCGACATCAAGATAGCCAATGACAAAGGTTCATTCATGGTCGTCCACGCCCACGGCGACAACATGGATAAACTAGTCTCCTACGTGCCCTTCCTCTCAAGGATCCTCGGAACCTGCCAGACTGAACCGCTGGACATCGTCTACAACTTCGGCGGCTTCACCGACGGCGACAGGGCGGTATTTCTTGCGGAAGCTCTGGGGGCAAGGGATATAATCATGGTTGGCTTCGACTTCGGCGATGTGGTTGGAAAGTGGAGCAAGCCGGGCCTTAAGGACCATTCACCGGTATGGGAAAGCAAGAGGAAGAAGTTTGCCTTTGCCCGGGAGCTCCTCAACTGGCTGGAGAAAAACGGAAGGGCGAGGCTGAGATACCTTCACCCCTAG
- a CDS encoding nucleotidyltransferase domain-containing protein: MSSREAVISRMIEEGRKRYLMIKHYRRYLPAIKRACEEVFGECELYVFGSVLTGKFTAGSDVDLLIKVRKAPKSLRERAELEVKIEELANLPYYHPFEFHIVDEEGFRRYVEVLKVNPVKVE, translated from the coding sequence ATGAGTTCGAGAGAGGCAGTAATCTCCAGGATGATTGAGGAGGGAAGAAAGCGCTACCTGATGATAAAGCACTACAGGCGATACCTCCCCGCGATAAAGCGCGCCTGTGAGGAGGTTTTCGGCGAGTGCGAACTCTACGTCTTCGGAAGCGTCTTAACAGGTAAGTTCACAGCCGGGAGCGACGTTGACCTCCTGATAAAGGTGAGAAAGGCCCCAAAAAGCCTCCGCGAGAGGGCCGAGCTTGAGGTTAAAATCGAGGAGCTCGCAAACCTCCCCTACTATCATCCTTTTGAGTTCCACATAGTTGATGAGGAGGGCTTCAGGCGGTACGTCGAGGTTCTCAAGGTGAACCCCGTTAAAGTCGAGTGA
- a CDS encoding KH domain-containing protein, with protein sequence MKAPICEVCLKTDDILCPADEKKLQEGIITELDVKIARLLYRLLGDVEVEFRKAVEAGDLVVIVVGKGDVPIVIGKGGKNIKTLVKELGKRVRVIEGLEASTVDDLKKLATDLFYPASVFGVNVVYRPGGEHAYKVLVLGREKKRLPEKPEILESVLSQITGKEVRIAFV encoded by the coding sequence ATGAAAGCGCCGATCTGCGAGGTGTGCCTGAAGACGGATGACATTCTCTGCCCGGCCGATGAGAAAAAGCTCCAGGAGGGAATAATAACGGAGCTGGATGTGAAGATCGCCAGGTTGCTTTACAGGCTTCTCGGTGATGTTGAGGTCGAGTTTAGAAAGGCCGTTGAGGCTGGCGATCTCGTTGTTATAGTCGTTGGTAAGGGCGACGTTCCCATAGTCATCGGTAAAGGTGGCAAGAACATAAAGACCCTCGTCAAAGAGCTCGGAAAGCGCGTGAGGGTCATCGAAGGTTTGGAAGCAAGCACAGTGGACGACCTCAAGAAACTGGCAACCGATCTGTTCTATCCAGCCAGTGTGTTCGGAGTCAACGTTGTCTACAGGCCCGGTGGCGAGCACGCCTACAAGGTCCTGGTTCTTGGAAGGGAAAAGAAGAGGCTCCCCGAAAAGCCTGAGATTCTGGAAAGCGTTCTTTCCCAGATTACCGGAAAGGAAGTCAGGATAGCATTTGTCTGA
- a CDS encoding TIGR02253 family HAD-type hydrolase: MVQALLFDIDYTLLTEMPLIQLFLPQVYEKLAKKLGVNKEEARNRFLSEIFLRKDTYEWHDWNFFFKLFDLDMKYEELIERYPHKITVYPDVPPVLEWLKERGYLLGVVTSGPEYQRVKLKITGLDRYFDVVVTRDDVGEIKPNPKIFLHALEMLGVNPEDAVMVGDSLWQDVYGGKNIGMKTVWINRSGNDTDYYFADFRIRTFHELRKIVGVLP; the protein is encoded by the coding sequence ATGGTACAGGCCCTGCTCTTTGACATAGATTACACCCTACTCACCGAAATGCCGCTTATACAACTTTTCCTCCCTCAGGTTTACGAGAAACTTGCAAAAAAGCTGGGAGTAAATAAGGAGGAGGCCAGAAACAGGTTTCTATCGGAGATATTTTTAAGAAAGGACACCTATGAGTGGCATGACTGGAACTTCTTTTTCAAGCTCTTTGATCTCGACATGAAGTATGAAGAACTGATTGAGAGATATCCCCACAAGATAACCGTCTACCCTGACGTTCCCCCCGTTCTTGAGTGGCTTAAGGAGAGGGGTTATCTCCTGGGGGTAGTTACCAGCGGTCCAGAGTACCAGAGGGTGAAGCTAAAAATAACTGGTCTGGATCGTTATTTTGACGTCGTGGTTACTCGTGATGACGTTGGTGAGATAAAGCCGAATCCAAAAATTTTTCTCCACGCCCTCGAAATGTTGGGAGTAAACCCAGAAGATGCCGTTATGGTGGGGGATTCCCTCTGGCAGGACGTCTACGGTGGGAAAAACATCGGCATGAAGACAGTTTGGATAAATCGTTCTGGAAACGATACCGATTATTATTTTGCTGACTTCCGGATAAGGACGTTCCACGAGCTTAGAAAGATAGTGGGGGTGTTGCCATGA
- a CDS encoding HD domain-containing protein yields the protein MKLEEFISSPQSRQLIESVRNFAKSFFERDGTHGFSHVERVFNLCMHIGREEGADLEVLALAALLHDIARPLEDAGKVEDHAAEGARIARRYLKSLGYPDEKVEAVAHAIEAHRFSRGPEPRTLEAKILSDADKLDAIGAVGIARVFMYSGEQGRDIEASIKHFEEKILKLKDLMYTKTARKIANERHRFTVEFLRRLRLEIEGEL from the coding sequence ATGAAGCTGGAGGAGTTCATATCCAGCCCTCAATCCAGACAGCTTATAGAGTCCGTTAGAAACTTCGCCAAGAGCTTCTTTGAAAGGGACGGAACCCATGGGTTTAGTCACGTTGAGAGGGTGTTTAACCTCTGCATGCACATCGGGAGGGAAGAGGGTGCCGATTTGGAGGTTCTGGCCTTAGCGGCCCTCCTCCACGATATAGCCAGGCCTCTGGAGGATGCGGGGAAAGTTGAGGATCACGCCGCTGAGGGAGCCAGGATTGCCAGGAGGTATCTCAAAAGCCTTGGCTATCCCGATGAGAAGGTGGAGGCAGTTGCTCACGCCATAGAGGCCCATCGCTTCTCCCGCGGACCGGAACCTAGAACGCTCGAAGCCAAAATCCTCAGCGATGCTGACAAGCTCGACGCCATTGGAGCTGTGGGCATAGCGAGGGTCTTTATGTACTCCGGAGAGCAGGGGAGGGACATAGAAGCTTCGATAAAACACTTTGAGGAGAAGATATTGAAGCTAAAGGACCTGATGTACACCAAAACGGCCAGAAAAATAGCCAACGAGAGACATCGCTTTACCGTGGAGTTCCTGCGCCGGTTAAGGCTTGAAATAGAAGGAGAACTCTGA
- a CDS encoding Mut7-C RNAse domain-containing protein — protein MRFIADMMLGRLARWLRLYGYDTLYGVKDDDEIVSVALREDRIILTRDSGLAEKSKKLGADVILISSNSLEEQVRELKNLGIEFRELFPPNARCPKCNGLIRPVPKEEVRGKVPPKVYELYDEFYICQDCGQIYWPGRQWEEMLKMDKKLRDEK, from the coding sequence ATGCGCTTTATAGCGGACATGATGCTGGGCCGCCTGGCCCGTTGGTTGCGTCTCTACGGCTACGACACCCTCTATGGTGTGAAAGACGACGATGAGATAGTCAGTGTAGCACTCAGAGAAGACAGAATAATCCTGACGAGGGACTCTGGCTTAGCGGAAAAGTCTAAAAAGCTCGGTGCGGATGTAATTCTCATCTCATCGAATTCCCTCGAAGAGCAGGTAAGGGAGCTCAAAAACCTTGGAATTGAGTTTAGAGAACTTTTTCCACCAAACGCCCGCTGTCCTAAGTGCAATGGTCTTATAAGACCAGTCCCGAAGGAAGAAGTCAGGGGGAAAGTTCCTCCAAAGGTTTACGAGCTCTACGACGAGTTTTACATCTGCCAGGACTGTGGTCAAATCTACTGGCCCGGGAGGCAATGGGAAGAAATGCTTAAGATGGACAAAAAGCTGAGGGATGAGAAATGA
- the hxlAB gene encoding bifunctional 3-hexulose-6-phosphate synthase/6-phospho-3-hexuloisomerase, translated as MILQVALDLTDIEQAISIAEKAARGGAHWLEVGTPLIKKEGMRAVELLKRRFPDRKIVADLKTMDTGALEVEMAARHGADVVSILGVADDKTIKDAVEVAKKYGIRVMVDLIGVKDKVKRAKELEKMGVHYILVHTGIDEQAQGKNPLEDLEKVVKAVNVPVAVAGGLNLETIPKVIELGATIIIVGSAITKAKDPEEVTRKIIDLFWGEYMQTIKKAMKDIVEHIDNVADSLKLEQVRGFVDAMIGANKIFIYGAGRSGLVGKAFAMRLMHLDFNVYVVGETITPAFEQGDLLIAISGSGETTSIVDAAKIAKKEGGKVVAITSYANSTLGKLADVVVEIPGRTKANIPTDYIARQMLTKYKWIAPMGTLFEDSTMVFLDGIIALLMATFQKTEKDMKRKHATLE; from the coding sequence ATGATACTCCAGGTGGCACTTGATTTGACCGATATTGAGCAGGCCATTTCTATAGCTGAGAAAGCCGCTCGCGGTGGCGCCCACTGGCTTGAGGTTGGAACTCCTCTCATCAAGAAGGAAGGCATGCGTGCCGTTGAGCTTCTCAAGAGGCGCTTCCCTGACAGGAAAATCGTTGCCGATCTCAAGACGATGGACACTGGAGCACTGGAGGTGGAGATGGCAGCCAGACACGGTGCCGACGTTGTCTCAATCCTTGGCGTTGCCGACGACAAGACGATAAAGGACGCGGTTGAGGTTGCAAAGAAATATGGAATACGGGTCATGGTTGACCTCATAGGAGTTAAGGACAAGGTGAAGAGGGCCAAAGAGCTTGAGAAGATGGGGGTTCACTACATACTCGTTCACACGGGCATAGACGAGCAGGCCCAGGGTAAGAACCCTCTCGAGGACCTTGAAAAGGTCGTAAAGGCCGTTAACGTCCCGGTTGCAGTTGCAGGTGGGCTTAATCTCGAAACGATTCCGAAGGTTATTGAGCTCGGTGCAACTATAATAATCGTCGGAAGTGCAATAACGAAGGCAAAAGACCCTGAGGAAGTCACCAGGAAGATAATAGACCTCTTCTGGGGGGAGTACATGCAGACGATCAAAAAGGCCATGAAGGATATCGTGGAGCACATAGACAACGTCGCCGACAGCCTCAAGCTCGAACAGGTTAGGGGCTTCGTTGATGCCATGATAGGGGCAAACAAGATATTCATCTACGGCGCCGGAAGGAGTGGTCTCGTTGGCAAGGCTTTCGCGATGCGCCTCATGCACCTAGACTTCAACGTCTACGTCGTTGGAGAGACCATAACGCCCGCCTTCGAGCAGGGTGACCTCCTCATAGCGATCAGCGGTTCCGGGGAAACCACGAGCATCGTTGATGCGGCGAAAATAGCCAAAAAGGAAGGTGGAAAGGTCGTCGCAATAACCTCCTACGCGAACTCGACCCTTGGAAAGCTTGCCGATGTCGTCGTTGAGATACCGGGCAGGACGAAGGCCAACATCCCCACCGACTACATAGCCAGACAGATGCTCACGAAGTACAAGTGGATTGCTCCAATGGGAACCCTCTTCGAGGACTCCACGATGGTCTTCCTCGACGGCATAATAGCCCTCCTAATGGCGACCTTCCAGAAGACCGAAAAGGATATGAAGAGGAAGCACGCGACCCTTGAGTGA